In Nostoc sp. GT001, a genomic segment contains:
- a CDS encoding DUF4336 domain-containing protein yields MADERIVNTQQIHPKDFSWGLWPVVPLYPYGRRQTIRQEVLKDTIWNFDQIQGIFYVVVPIRMTVVKLETDGLLVYAPVAPTPECIRLMNELVAKYGSIKYIILPTISGIEHKVFVGPFARYFPTAQVFVAPHQWSFPLNLPLSWLGLPPKRTQVLPEDSSKTPFADEFDYAMLGPIVLSPGRFAEVAFFHKRSHTLLVTDSVLSIPEDPPAIVLLDSYPLLFHAKDYASDIVVDSQANRRKGWQRICLFALYFQPRALDIRQWSQVLQDALKAPERSRKAYFGLYPFKWQSDWQRSFDALRGDGRLFVAPILQTLILNRAPQETIDWADKVASWDFERIISCHFDSPIKAKPHQFRQAFSFLEKQPAVSGGLFGSSSYPLPEEDFKALREIDAGLNKFGIVPAAKEKV; encoded by the coding sequence GTGGCTGATGAACGCATAGTCAATACACAACAGATTCATCCAAAGGATTTTTCCTGGGGATTATGGCCTGTTGTGCCACTCTACCCCTATGGTAGGCGGCAGACAATTCGTCAAGAAGTGCTTAAAGACACAATCTGGAATTTTGATCAGATTCAAGGCATTTTCTACGTTGTTGTCCCGATTCGCATGACTGTTGTGAAGCTGGAAACCGACGGACTGCTCGTCTATGCGCCTGTTGCACCAACCCCAGAGTGCATCAGACTTATGAATGAGTTGGTAGCGAAATATGGAAGCATTAAGTACATCATTCTGCCAACTATCTCTGGTATAGAACACAAAGTTTTTGTTGGCCCCTTCGCCAGATACTTTCCGACTGCACAGGTGTTTGTAGCTCCCCATCAGTGGAGTTTTCCGCTAAATCTTCCCCTTAGCTGGCTTGGCTTACCCCCAAAACGAACTCAAGTACTTCCAGAAGATAGTAGCAAAACACCCTTTGCTGACGAGTTTGATTATGCAATGCTGGGCCCCATCGTCTTGAGCCCTGGTAGGTTTGCGGAAGTTGCTTTTTTCCACAAGCGATCGCATACTCTATTAGTCACGGATTCTGTACTTTCGATCCCAGAAGATCCACCTGCGATCGTTCTCTTAGATTCATATCCTTTATTATTCCATGCCAAGGATTATGCTTCTGATATTGTTGTAGATAGTCAGGCAAATCGCCGTAAGGGTTGGCAGCGCATCTGTTTGTTTGCTTTGTATTTTCAACCAAGGGCATTAGATATACGCCAATGGAGTCAGGTATTGCAAGATGCCTTGAAAGCTCCAGAACGCTCAAGGAAAGCTTATTTTGGATTATATCCCTTTAAATGGCAGTCAGATTGGCAGCGATCGTTTGATGCCCTGCGAGGTGATGGGCGTTTGTTTGTCGCACCAATTTTACAAACGTTGATTCTCAACCGCGCACCACAAGAAACCATTGACTGGGCTGATAAAGTTGCAAGTTGGGACTTCGAGCGAATTATTTCTTGCCATTTTGATTCACCAATTAAAGCTAAACCGCATCAGTTTCGCCAAGCTTTCTCTTTTTTGGAAAAACAGCCTGCTGTCAGTGGGGGTTTGTTCGGTAGTAGCAGCTATCCTTTACCAGAAGAGGATTTTAAAGCACTTAGGGAAATCGATGCAGGTTTAAATAAGTTTGGCATTGTGCCAGCAGCCAAGGAGAAGGTGTAA
- the ptsP gene encoding phosphoenolpyruvate--protein phosphotransferase yields the protein MAGIGIVIVSHSRQLALGVRELAAQMVQNQVPIAVAAGIEDPENPLGTDPIQVYEAIASVFSDDGVLVLMDLGSALLSAEMAIEFLPEAQQEKVYLCEAPLVEGAIAAVVAAAAGRDIHQVMAEARGALLAKATQLGVVSRPLSVVSPITTNIESPTREIRLLVSNRLGLHARPAAQFVATAARFQSQILVRNLTRNTELVRGDSINQVTTLGVRQGHELVITATGSDADEALAALQGLFANNFGEAAQSYCSNKEGLPNPESEDNVTLNSPPAFHHEVTPTTHGELSGIAASAGVAIAPVVHYQPTHISITEYHVNDPDAEWQRLQAAINTARQEIQAVFSQASLQIGDAEAAIFDAQLLFLEDPVLLEAAHQRILDNHINAEAAWQAVVDEVATSYRALEDSYLQERVDDVVDVGRRVLRLLGGKAPANLHLESPAILVATDLTPSDTAGLDPTKVLGICTTLGSATSHSAIIARTLGIPAVLGVDAQVLHLVDGTLMALDGESGKAWVEPESHILDLLAAKQSAWQTAQQEARATAHQPAITHDGRQVSVFANIGSISDVQVAVASGAEGVGLLRTEFLYLDRTSAPTEEEQLEVYQAIAQVLDNRPLIIRTLDVGGDKPLPYIRVGFPEANPFLGWRGIRFCLDRPELFKTQLRAILRASVGHQIKIMLPMIATVTEIRAAKVILGEVQAELTQAGIAFDAAMKVGIMVEVPSAVAIADQLAAEVDFFSIGTNDLSQYVMASDRTNPRVANLVDALNPAVLRMLQQTVQAAHAAGISVGLCGELAADTLATPILLGLGLDELSVNPQSIPGVKQAIARLSIVESEAIAASALQQDSAKDVRELISTSITPPA from the coding sequence GTGGCAGGGATCGGAATTGTTATCGTTTCTCACAGTAGACAACTAGCTTTGGGTGTGCGGGAACTCGCCGCGCAGATGGTTCAGAACCAAGTTCCCATTGCTGTTGCAGCAGGTATTGAAGATCCGGAAAATCCATTGGGTACAGATCCGATTCAGGTTTATGAGGCGATCGCTTCTGTTTTTTCTGATGATGGTGTCTTGGTGTTGATGGATTTGGGTAGTGCTTTGCTGAGTGCGGAAATGGCAATCGAGTTTCTGCCAGAAGCACAGCAGGAGAAAGTGTATTTGTGTGAAGCACCTCTAGTAGAAGGCGCGATCGCTGCTGTGGTGGCGGCGGCGGCTGGTAGAGATATTCATCAAGTTATGGCGGAAGCACGCGGGGCACTTCTCGCCAAAGCAACTCAATTGGGTGTAGTTAGTAGGCCGTTGTCTGTTGTCAGCCCAATAACAACCAATATAGAATCCCCAACGCGAGAAATCCGGCTGCTTGTGAGCAATCGCTTAGGATTACACGCCCGCCCCGCCGCCCAGTTTGTGGCAACCGCAGCCCGGTTTCAATCTCAAATTCTGGTACGGAATTTAACGAGAAATACTGAGCTAGTCAGGGGTGACAGTATTAACCAAGTCACAACTTTAGGGGTACGTCAAGGACACGAATTGGTGATTACTGCCACTGGTTCTGATGCAGATGAGGCGCTAGCGGCATTACAGGGATTATTCGCAAATAACTTTGGTGAGGCAGCCCAGTCTTATTGTTCCAACAAAGAGGGACTGCCGAACCCGGAGAGTGAAGATAATGTTACTTTGAATTCTCCACCAGCATTTCACCATGAAGTTACACCAACAACTCACGGCGAACTTTCGGGAATTGCAGCTTCCGCTGGAGTAGCGATCGCACCTGTTGTTCATTATCAACCTACCCACATTTCTATTACGGAATACCACGTAAACGATCCTGATGCAGAGTGGCAACGATTACAGGCAGCGATCAACACTGCCCGACAAGAAATTCAAGCAGTTTTTTCCCAAGCATCTCTGCAAATTGGTGATGCTGAAGCCGCCATCTTTGATGCCCAACTACTATTTTTAGAAGATCCAGTACTGTTGGAAGCGGCTCATCAGCGCATTTTAGACAACCATATAAATGCTGAAGCCGCTTGGCAAGCTGTAGTCGATGAAGTAGCGACTTCCTACCGCGCACTTGAGGATTCTTATCTGCAAGAGCGCGTTGACGATGTTGTGGATGTCGGGCGAAGAGTGCTGCGATTACTAGGTGGGAAGGCTCCGGCTAACCTGCATCTTGAGTCACCCGCCATTTTGGTGGCGACTGATTTAACCCCCTCAGATACCGCTGGACTAGATCCGACAAAGGTGTTGGGTATTTGTACGACTTTAGGCAGTGCCACATCTCACAGCGCAATTATCGCCCGGACATTGGGTATTCCCGCAGTTCTGGGAGTGGATGCCCAGGTGTTGCACTTGGTAGATGGTACACTAATGGCGCTTGATGGTGAAAGTGGCAAAGCTTGGGTAGAACCAGAATCACATATCCTGGATTTACTGGCAGCAAAGCAGTCAGCTTGGCAAACTGCCCAACAGGAAGCACGAGCTACGGCACATCAGCCAGCAATTACTCATGATGGTCGGCAAGTTAGCGTTTTTGCCAACATTGGTAGTATTAGTGATGTGCAAGTTGCGGTGGCTAGCGGTGCAGAAGGGGTGGGACTACTCCGCACAGAGTTTCTTTATCTTGATAGGACAAGTGCCCCCACTGAAGAAGAACAACTAGAAGTGTATCAGGCGATCGCTCAAGTTTTAGATAATCGTCCGCTAATTATTCGTACCCTCGATGTCGGTGGTGATAAGCCGCTTCCCTATATCAGAGTAGGGTTTCCAGAAGCTAACCCTTTTTTGGGTTGGCGGGGAATTCGTTTCTGTTTAGATCGTCCAGAACTCTTCAAAACTCAGTTACGGGCAATTTTGAGGGCTAGTGTGGGACACCAAATTAAGATCATGTTGCCGATGATTGCTACTGTAACTGAAATACGTGCAGCTAAGGTAATTTTGGGTGAAGTGCAAGCTGAATTAACTCAAGCTGGTATCGCATTTGATGCAGCGATGAAAGTGGGGATTATGGTGGAGGTTCCCTCAGCGGTTGCGATCGCCGATCAATTAGCTGCTGAAGTAGACTTCTTTAGTATAGGTACTAACGACCTGAGTCAGTACGTCATGGCTAGCGATCGCACTAATCCCCGCGTGGCAAATTTGGTTGATGCGCTAAATCCAGCCGTGTTACGAATGCTGCAACAAACTGTCCAAGCTGCCCATGCAGCGGGGATTTCGGTAGGATTATGTGGAGAATTGGCAGCAGATACTTTAGCAACACCAATTTTATTAGGTTTAGGGCTGGATGAATTGAGCGTCAATCCCCAAAGTATACCTGGAGTGAAGCAAGCGATCGCTCGCTTAAGTATAGTTGAAAGTGAAGCGATCGCGGCATCAGCATTACAACAAGATTCCGCAAAGGATGTTAGAGAACTAATCTCAACTTCAATTACTCCCCCTGCATAA
- a CDS encoding M67 family metallopeptidase, with the protein MIQLSQKHLQTIRTHAESTYPDECCGIILGYLANEGKTVVKVMPTENAWNTEAAAEFPGGRTTESKRRQYTIAPEVMLKTQREARDRSLNIIGIFHSHPDHPAIPSECDRLYAWQGYSYIIVSVQNGKAGELKSWSLDDTHQFQIEAIENIK; encoded by the coding sequence ATGATCCAACTTAGTCAAAAACACTTGCAAACCATCCGCACTCATGCCGAAAGCACCTACCCAGATGAGTGCTGTGGTATAATTTTGGGCTATCTGGCTAATGAGGGCAAAACTGTGGTAAAAGTCATGCCAACAGAAAATGCTTGGAATACAGAAGCGGCTGCTGAGTTTCCAGGGGGACGCACAACAGAAAGTAAAAGACGGCAATATACGATCGCACCCGAAGTTATGTTAAAAACACAAAGGGAAGCTCGCGATCGCTCATTGAATATTATCGGCATTTTTCACTCCCATCCAGATCATCCTGCTATACCCTCAGAATGCGATCGCCTATACGCTTGGCAGGGATACTCGTATATAATAGTTTCCGTCCAAAACGGCAAAGCTGGAGAACTAAAAAGTTGGAGCCTTGATGATACTCATCAGTTTCAAATAGAGGCAATTGAAAATATAAAATAA
- the moeB gene encoding molybdopterin-synthase adenylyltransferase MoeB, translating to MLNPNLDEIQLTKDDYERYSRHLILPEVGLEGQKRLKAASVMCIGTGGLGSPLLLYLAAAGVGRIGIVDFDVVDTSNLQRQVIHGTSWVGKPKIESAKNRIHEINPYCQVDLYETRLTSENALELIQPYDIVVDGTDNFPTRYLVNDACVLLNKPNVYGSILRFEGQASVFNYEGGPNYRDLFPEPPPPGMVPSCAEGGVLGILPGIIGLIQATETVKIILGQGNTLSGRLLLYNALDMKFRELKLRPNPIRPVIEKLIDYEEFCGIPQAKAEEAKQQMESQEMTVKDLKELLDSGAKDFVLLDVRNPHEYDIAKIPGSVLVPLPDIENGNGVAKVKEILNGHRLIAHCKMGGRSAKALAILKEAGIVGTNVKGGITAWSKEIDTSVPEY from the coding sequence ATGCTCAATCCCAATCTGGACGAAATCCAGTTGACCAAAGACGATTACGAACGCTACTCCCGACACCTGATTTTACCGGAAGTAGGACTAGAAGGACAGAAGCGCCTGAAAGCCGCTAGTGTAATGTGTATCGGTACAGGTGGACTCGGTTCACCATTACTTTTATATTTGGCGGCGGCGGGTGTTGGACGCATCGGGATTGTCGATTTTGATGTTGTCGATACTTCTAATCTGCAACGCCAAGTAATTCACGGGACATCCTGGGTGGGTAAACCCAAGATTGAATCGGCAAAAAACCGCATTCACGAGATTAACCCCTATTGTCAGGTTGATTTATACGAAACTCGTCTGACTTCCGAAAACGCCCTAGAACTGATTCAACCTTACGATATCGTAGTGGATGGTACTGATAACTTCCCCACCAGATATCTAGTTAACGACGCCTGCGTATTGCTGAATAAGCCCAACGTCTACGGTTCAATTTTACGCTTTGAAGGGCAAGCTAGTGTATTTAATTACGAAGGTGGGCCAAATTATCGTGACCTTTTCCCAGAACCACCACCACCAGGGATGGTTCCTTCTTGTGCAGAAGGTGGCGTCTTAGGAATTTTGCCAGGAATTATTGGTTTAATCCAAGCAACCGAAACTGTTAAAATCATTCTCGGACAAGGCAACACTCTTAGCGGGCGATTGCTGCTATACAACGCCTTGGATATGAAATTTCGGGAGTTAAAGCTCCGTCCGAACCCGATTCGCCCAGTAATTGAAAAGCTGATAGACTACGAAGAATTCTGCGGGATTCCACAAGCTAAGGCAGAGGAGGCAAAACAGCAGATGGAAAGTCAAGAAATGACTGTCAAGGATTTGAAGGAATTGTTGGATAGCGGTGCGAAGGATTTTGTACTGCTAGATGTTCGCAACCCCCACGAGTACGACATTGCCAAGATTCCGGGTTCAGTGTTGGTTCCTTTACCAGACATTGAAAATGGGAATGGTGTTGCTAAGGTGAAGGAAATATTGAACGGCCACCGCTTAATTGCTCATTGTAAGATGGGCGGGCGATCGGCAAAAGCCCTAGCTATTCTCAAGGAAGCCGGGATTGTCGGGACGAATGTCAAAGGCGGAATTACCGCTTGGAGTAAAGAAATCGATACGTCAGTTCCGGAGTATTAA
- a CDS encoding MFS transporter — protein MTISKSHFNILWVQVWVLAAVQGAITLSWLIYNIYLPQLLTQFGFPASLAVGLVLVENALGAVLEPVMGGLSDQARRWVGTRFPFISVGMILASALFIAIPCVVSLIPPTTVMRSLLPIVLVAWALAMTIFRSPVMCLLGMYSTPSQLPLAVSFVTLVGGAIGAFRPISYKFILSLGPVYTFALGSFVMLGAAAVLRLVNPPEAPVDRHQAEIVKLPLQKLALILGTGFGVAWGIRFLMDVLGKVLKAQLNTDNIDVQMVWIGLAIAIASIPAGIFAVKIGNSQAMLCGICAIIPSLLIMISLGAQIPIIVVIVASFSLIVNGAIPFALGLVPQRWAGLGIGMYFGGFALAMSLFGVIFPQPQQITPFFGAVGGGLAFFLAGVCIAVSGISETQRNAEV, from the coding sequence TTGACTATCTCGAAATCTCATTTCAATATTTTATGGGTGCAAGTTTGGGTGTTGGCAGCGGTGCAGGGAGCAATTACCCTCTCGTGGTTAATTTATAATATTTATTTGCCGCAACTTTTGACTCAGTTTGGTTTTCCGGCCTCATTGGCAGTTGGTTTGGTGCTAGTCGAAAATGCTTTAGGTGCGGTGCTGGAACCAGTGATGGGTGGACTTTCAGACCAAGCTAGACGCTGGGTAGGAACTCGGTTTCCTTTTATCTCAGTAGGTATGATTCTGGCATCGGCTTTGTTTATTGCCATACCATGCGTTGTAAGTTTGATCCCGCCCACTACCGTGATGCGATCGCTCTTACCTATAGTATTGGTAGCCTGGGCATTGGCAATGACAATATTTCGCTCTCCAGTCATGTGCCTATTAGGAATGTATTCGACACCATCCCAGTTACCTCTAGCAGTAAGTTTTGTCACTTTGGTAGGCGGTGCGATTGGGGCTTTTAGACCGATAAGCTACAAGTTTATTTTGAGCTTAGGGCCAGTTTATACCTTTGCGCTCGGTTCTTTTGTGATGCTGGGGGCGGCGGCTGTGTTGCGGTTAGTCAATCCTCCAGAAGCACCAGTGGATAGACACCAAGCAGAAATAGTAAAGTTGCCCTTACAGAAATTGGCGTTGATTTTAGGAACTGGTTTCGGTGTAGCGTGGGGTATCCGTTTTCTCATGGATGTCTTGGGTAAAGTGCTGAAAGCCCAACTGAATACTGATAATATTGATGTGCAAATGGTGTGGATTGGATTAGCGATCGCAATTGCCAGCATACCAGCAGGAATCTTCGCCGTCAAAATTGGTAATAGTCAAGCCATGCTTTGTGGAATCTGTGCAATCATTCCTTCGTTATTGATAATGATATCTCTGGGCGCACAAATTCCGATAATTGTAGTAATCGTTGCGAGCTTTAGTTTAATTGTCAACGGCGCAATTCCTTTTGCTTTAGGATTAGTACCCCAGCGCTGGGCGGGATTAGGAATTGGGATGTATTTTGGTGGGTTTGCTTTAGCGATGAGTTTGTTTGGCGTTATATTTCCCCAACCGCAACAGATAACACCTTTTTTTGGTGCTGTTGGAGGTGGATTAGCATTTTTCCTGGCTGGTGTTTGCATTGCGGTGAGTGGAATTTCTGAAACGCAGAGGAACGCAGAGGTTTAA